CGGGGTCAAAGTAGAAAAGGAAGAGAAATAGAGACACATGGGCTACTTTTGTAGCCCTACTCCATTTTTTTAACAATTATATCAAGCTTTTTGTTTTTTAGTATTAATTTAATAACCAAAAAATAGATAGCAATGGTAAAAAGAGACGTAATTGCAATATAAATATCTTCAAGACCCATTTTTTGCATTATTAAAGAAACAATAACTACTATTAAAATAGGTAGTAGATAAGCAATAAAAGCAGATTTTTTCAGTTTACTATCATCAATGGTAACATTGATATTATCACCATCTTTTAGTAGCAAATCTGTGTAGATCTCAAATACCCTTTCATTATCCTTACCTGCAAAGGCGCATGATTCACTACAGTGGCTACAGGTTTTGGGTTGTTTAACCTGTATTGTTACTTTTCCATCTTCTTCAACCTTGAGAACTTTCCCAACATTTTCAAAGCGATTTGACATATATCTTTTCTCCAAGATAATTATCTATGGCAAACCTACTGTTATATACTTTAAATATCAATATAGGTTTTTTTTGTATCAATATCAATTCTGTACCAGGCAGTAGGCCCATTGAACTTATC
The window above is part of the Calditerrivibrio sp. genome. Proteins encoded here:
- a CDS encoding ferrous iron transport protein A yields the protein MKLTDGKINNIYIVESIDQQDKEALNKISSMGLLPGTELILIQKKPILIFKVYNSRFAIDNYLGEKIYVKSL
- a CDS encoding SoxR reducing system RseC family protein; translation: MSNRFENVGKVLKVEEDGKVTIQVKQPKTCSHCSESCAFAGKDNERVFEIYTDLLLKDGDNINVTIDDSKLKKSAFIAYLLPILIVVIVSLIMQKMGLEDIYIAITSLFTIAIYFLVIKLILKNKKLDIIVKKME